The Lates calcarifer isolate ASB-BC8 linkage group LG6, TLL_Latcal_v3, whole genome shotgun sequence genome includes a region encoding these proteins:
- the LOC108887407 gene encoding CMRF35-like molecule 1 isoform X10, translating to MKVHHTLIFFFLTLQETDLINAETFIRTEPEGGNMTVACNFKLPGGKKIFCKNECKEDKDILIKTVKDRAQSGRYSIEYKEGTLLVSSTLLYVTITQLTKSDSGRYWCGLERTGFLDGYDEIDLRVTDAPTTSKPNLTVQPFSTSLPSASTSTTSTTTTVTQSLSSSSGSSTPSSSSPETNTQPKTSPTGPGVLLYVGLTLLFMIIVLSVAVLIFCRKNASKPKEPPADTVYANVTVANQAMREDRRGRSPPVEVSTVYSQAKYTKANRAETTDDYSLVAATASSAGNKAEDDALTYSEVEFVNGAGASHNSAPSGNAEAVIYSEPRVEGNDASPPLYSTVTSH from the exons ATGAAAGTCCATCACACTCTgatcttcttctttctca CGCTGCAGGAGACTGATCTCATCAATGCAGAAACCTTCATTCGTACTGAACCTGAAGGAGGAAACATGACAGTTGCATGCAATTTTAAACTCCCTGGAGGGAAGAAGATCTTCTGTAAGAATGAATGTAAAGAGGACAAAGACATTctcattaaaacagtaaaagacaGAGCTCAGAGTGGCAGATACAGCATTGAATATAAAGAAGGAACTCTTCTAGTATCTTCTAcacttctgtatgtgaccatcaCACAGCTGACCAAGTCTGACTCAGGACGGTACTGGTGTGGTTTGGAAAGAACTGGTTTTCTAGATGGATACGATGAGATTGACCTCAGAGTGACAGATG CTCCAACCACTTCAAAACCAAACTTGACTGTTCAACCTTTTTCAACATCACTTCCATCAGCCtccacatcaacaacatcaacaacaacaacagtgacacAGAGTTTAAGCTCCAGTTCAGGAAGCTCCACACCCTCATCATCCTCCCCTGAAACCAACACGCAGCCTAAGACGTCACCTACAGGTCCAG GTGTGCTGCTGTATGTGGGCCTGACTCTGCTTTTCATGATCATCGTACTATCAGTGGCTGTGCTCATATTCTGCAGGAAGAACGCCAGTAAACCCAAAG AGCCTCCTGCAGACACAGTGTACGCTAATGTCACAGTG gctAACCAGGCGATGAGAGAGGACAGACGGGGCAGATCTCCTCCTGTGGAAGTGTCTACGGTTTACAGTCAGGCCAAATACACCAAAGCAAACAGAGCTGAAACCACAGACGACTACAGCCTGGTCGCTGCCACAGCGTCCAGTGCTGGGAACAAA GCCGAAGATGACGCACTCACTTACTCTGAGGTGGAATTTGTCAACGGTGCAGGCGCCTCGCACAACAGCGCCCCCTCTGGTAATGCTGAGGCTGTCATCTACTCTGAACCCCGGGTAGAAGGGAACGACGCTTCACCTCCTCTGTACTCTACCGTGACTTCTCATTAG
- the LOC108887407 gene encoding CMRF35-like molecule 1 isoform X13 produces the protein MKVHHTLIFFFLTALQETDLINAETFIRTGTEGGNMTVTCRFNFHGSKKIFCKNECKEDKDILIKTGNNRAQSGRYSIEYEGLLDIQSPTLNVTITQLTKSDSGRYWCGLGRTVFPNGYYEIDLRVTDAPTTSKPNLTVQPFSTSLPSASTSTTSTTTTVTQSLSSSSGSSTPSSSSPETNTQPKTSPTGPGVLLYVGLTLLFMIIVLSVAVLIFCRKNASKPKEPPADTVYANVTVANQAMREDRRGRSPPVEVSTVYSQAKYTKANRAETTDDYSLVAATASSAGNKAEDDALTYSEVEFVNGAGASHNSAPSGNAEAVIYSEPRVEGNDASPPLYSTVTSH, from the exons ATGAAAGTCCATCACACTCTgatcttcttctttctca CAGCGCTGCAGGAGACTGATCTCATCAATGCAGAAACCTTCATTCGTACAGGAACTGAAGGAGGAAACATGACAGTCACATGCAGATTTAACTTCCATGGAAGCAAGAAGATCTTCTGTAAGAATGAATGTAAAGAGGACAAAGACATTCTCATTAAAACGGGAAACAACAGAGCTCAGAGCGGCAGATACAGCATTGAATATGAAGGTTTACTAGATATCCAGTCCCCAACTCTGAATGTGACCATCACACAGCTGACCAAGTCTGACTCAGGACGGTACTGGTGTGGTTTGGGCAGAACTGTTTTTCCAAATGGATACTATGAGATTGACCTCAGAGTGACAGATG CTCCAACCACTTCAAAACCAAACTTGACTGTTCAACCTTTTTCAACATCACTTCCATCAGCCtccacatcaacaacatcaacaacaacaacagtgacacAGAGTTTAAGCTCCAGTTCAGGAAGCTCCACACCCTCATCATCCTCCCCTGAAACCAACACGCAGCCTAAGACGTCACCTACAGGTCCAG GTGTGCTGCTGTATGTGGGCCTGACTCTGCTTTTCATGATCATCGTACTATCAGTGGCTGTGCTCATATTCTGCAGGAAGAACGCCAGTAAACCCAAAG AGCCTCCTGCAGACACAGTGTACGCTAATGTCACAGTG gctAACCAGGCGATGAGAGAGGACAGACGGGGCAGATCTCCTCCTGTGGAAGTGTCTACGGTTTACAGTCAGGCCAAATACACCAAAGCAAACAGAGCTGAAACCACAGACGACTACAGCCTGGTCGCTGCCACAGCGTCCAGTGCTGGGAACAAA GCCGAAGATGACGCACTCACTTACTCTGAGGTGGAATTTGTCAACGGTGCAGGCGCCTCGCACAACAGCGCCCCCTCTGGTAATGCTGAGGCTGTCATCTACTCTGAACCCCGGGTAGAAGGGAACGACGCTTCACCTCCTCTGTACTCTACCGTGACTTCTCATTAG
- the LOC108887407 gene encoding CMRF35-like molecule 5 isoform X19, protein MKVHHTLIFFFLTALQETDLINAETFIRTGTEGGNMTVTCRFNFHGSKKIFCKNECKEDKDILIKTGNNRAQSGRYSIEYEGLLDIQSPTLNVTITQLTKSDSGRYWCGLGRTVFPNGYYEIDLRVTDASTSTTSTTTTVTQSLSSSSGSSTPSSSSPETNTQPKTSPTGPGVLLYVGLTLLFMIIVLSVAVLIFCRKNASKPKEPPADTVYANVTVANQAMREDRRGRSPPVEVSTVYSQAKYTKANRAETTDDYSLVAATASSAGNKAEDDALTYSEVEFVNGAGASHNSAPSGNAEAVIYSEPRVEGNDASPPLYSTVTSH, encoded by the exons ATGAAAGTCCATCACACTCTgatcttcttctttctca CAGCGCTGCAGGAGACTGATCTCATCAATGCAGAAACCTTCATTCGTACAGGAACTGAAGGAGGAAACATGACAGTCACATGCAGATTTAACTTCCATGGAAGCAAGAAGATCTTCTGTAAGAATGAATGTAAAGAGGACAAAGACATTCTCATTAAAACGGGAAACAACAGAGCTCAGAGCGGCAGATACAGCATTGAATATGAAGGTTTACTAGATATCCAGTCCCCAACTCTGAATGTGACCATCACACAGCTGACCAAGTCTGACTCAGGACGGTACTGGTGTGGTTTGGGCAGAACTGTTTTTCCAAATGGATACTATGAGATTGACCTCAGAGTGACAGATG CCtccacatcaacaacatcaacaacaacaacagtgacacAGAGTTTAAGCTCCAGTTCAGGAAGCTCCACACCCTCATCATCCTCCCCTGAAACCAACACGCAGCCTAAGACGTCACCTACAGGTCCAG GTGTGCTGCTGTATGTGGGCCTGACTCTGCTTTTCATGATCATCGTACTATCAGTGGCTGTGCTCATATTCTGCAGGAAGAACGCCAGTAAACCCAAAG AGCCTCCTGCAGACACAGTGTACGCTAATGTCACAGTG gctAACCAGGCGATGAGAGAGGACAGACGGGGCAGATCTCCTCCTGTGGAAGTGTCTACGGTTTACAGTCAGGCCAAATACACCAAAGCAAACAGAGCTGAAACCACAGACGACTACAGCCTGGTCGCTGCCACAGCGTCCAGTGCTGGGAACAAA GCCGAAGATGACGCACTCACTTACTCTGAGGTGGAATTTGTCAACGGTGCAGGCGCCTCGCACAACAGCGCCCCCTCTGGTAATGCTGAGGCTGTCATCTACTCTGAACCCCGGGTAGAAGGGAACGACGCTTCACCTCCTCTGTACTCTACCGTGACTTCTCATTAG
- the LOC108875464 gene encoding uncharacterized protein LOC108875464: MKVHHTLIFFFFFFALQDGNTGVIRAEIPVFKRAEGETITVKCHFSTTARKKYFCKDECKNKDILIKTDKNQDQSGRYNISFEDKPTGGGVLSVTIKQLIKSDSGLYGCGLDIALSIDPYSEFRIIVTNAPSTSKPTWTLRPVLTSAPTTAQSFRTSSTFSASSSQTTNQSEQQQTETTAGASGTDVLLYVGLTLAVTVILLLLGLLILCRKRANKTQEPPADTVYANVSVANRVYEEIREEDRRGRSPPVEVSIVYTQAKYSKANRAETTDDYSLVAATASSAGNKAEDDSSQLAYSEVVFSKRPVSSFHGAPCGAAEDVVYSVPRVGESWDGS; the protein is encoded by the exons ATGAAAGTCCATCACACTctgatcttcttcttcttcttcttcg CACTGCAGGATGGAAACACTGGtgtcatcagagcagaaatccCAGTTTTTAAAAGAGCTGAGGGAGAAACCATCACAGTTAAATGCCATTTTTCTACCACTGCAAGAAAGAAGTACTTCTGTAAGGACGAATGTAAAAACAAGGACATTCTCATTAAAACAGATAAGAACCAAGATCAGAGCGGCAGATACAACATCAGCTTTGAAGACAAACCAACTGGTGGAGGAGTTCTGTCTGTGACCATCAAACAGCTGATCAAGTCTGACTCAGGACTTTATGGTTGTGGTTTGGACATAGCTCTCTCAATAGACCCATACTCAGAGTTTAGGATTATTGTCACAAATG CTCCATCCACTTCAAAACCAACCTGGACTCTCCGACCAGTTTTAACATCAGCGCCAACAACAGCTCAGAGTTTCAGAACAAGCTCCACATtttcagcctcctcctctcaaACGACCAAccagtctgagcagcagcagactgagacAACAGCTGGAGCTTCag GCACAGATGTGCTGCTGTACGTGGGTCTGACTTTAGCTGTCACAGTGATCCTGCTCTTACTGGGTCTGCTGATACTTTGCAGGAAAAGAGCCAATAAAACACAAG aaCCTCCTGCAGACACAGTGTACGCTAATGTCTCAGTG gctAACCGAGTGTATGAGGAgatcagagaggaggacagacgGGGCAGATCTCCTCCTGTGGAAGTGTCTATAGTTTATACTCAGGCCAAATACTCCAAAGCAAACAGAGCTGAAACCACAGACGACTACAGCCTGGTCGCGGCCACAGCGTCCAGTGCTGGGAACAAA GCTGAAGACGACTCGAGTCAACTCGCCTACTCTGAGGTGGTTTTCTCCAAACGTCCTGTCAGCTCCTTTCACGGCGCTCCCTGTGGTGCTGCTGAGGATGTCGTCTACTCCGTGCCTCGGGTAGGAGAGAGCTGGGATGgcagctga
- the LOC108887407 gene encoding CMRF35-like molecule 1 isoform X14: MKVHHTLICFFLTALQETDLINAETFIRTGTEGGNMTVTCRFNFHGSKKIFCKNECKEDKDILIKTGNNRAQSGRYSIEYEGLLDIQSPTLNVTITQLTKSDSGRYWCGLGRTVFPNGYYEIDLRVTDAPTTSKPNLTVQPFSTSLPSASTSTTSTTTTVTQSLSSSSGSSTPSSSSPETNTQPKTSPTGPGVLLYVGLTLLFMIIVLSVAVLIFCRKNASKPKEPPADTVYANVTVANQAMREDRRGRSPPVEVSTVYSQAKYTKANRAETTDDYSLVAATASSAGNKAEDDALTYSEVEFVNGAGASHNSAPSGNAEAVIYSEPRVEGNDASPPLYSTVTSH; encoded by the exons CAGCGCTGCAGGAGACTGATCTCATCAATGCAGAAACCTTCATTCGTACAGGAACTGAAGGAGGAAACATGACAGTCACATGCAGATTTAACTTCCATGGAAGCAAGAAGATCTTCTGTAAGAATGAATGTAAAGAGGACAAAGACATTCTCATTAAAACGGGAAACAACAGAGCTCAGAGCGGCAGATACAGCATTGAATATGAAGGTTTACTAGATATCCAGTCCCCAACTCTGAATGTGACCATCACACAGCTGACCAAGTCTGACTCAGGACGGTACTGGTGTGGTTTGGGCAGAACTGTTTTTCCAAATGGATACTATGAGATTGACCTCAGAGTGACAGATG CTCCAACCACTTCAAAACCAAACTTGACTGTTCAACCTTTTTCAACATCACTTCCATCAGCCtccacatcaacaacatcaacaacaacaacagtgacacAGAGTTTAAGCTCCAGTTCAGGAAGCTCCACACCCTCATCATCCTCCCCTGAAACCAACACGCAGCCTAAGACGTCACCTACAGGTCCAG GTGTGCTGCTGTATGTGGGCCTGACTCTGCTTTTCATGATCATCGTACTATCAGTGGCTGTGCTCATATTCTGCAGGAAGAACGCCAGTAAACCCAAAG AGCCTCCTGCAGACACAGTGTACGCTAATGTCACAGTG gctAACCAGGCGATGAGAGAGGACAGACGGGGCAGATCTCCTCCTGTGGAAGTGTCTACGGTTTACAGTCAGGCCAAATACACCAAAGCAAACAGAGCTGAAACCACAGACGACTACAGCCTGGTCGCTGCCACAGCGTCCAGTGCTGGGAACAAA GCCGAAGATGACGCACTCACTTACTCTGAGGTGGAATTTGTCAACGGTGCAGGCGCCTCGCACAACAGCGCCCCCTCTGGTAATGCTGAGGCTGTCATCTACTCTGAACCCCGGGTAGAAGGGAACGACGCTTCACCTCCTCTGTACTCTACCGTGACTTCTCATTAG
- the LOC108887407 gene encoding CMRF35-like molecule 1 isoform X16 yields the protein MKVHHTLICFFLTLQETDLINAETFIRTGTEGGNMTVTCRFNFHGSKKIFCKNECKEDKDILIKTGNNRAQSGRYSIEYEGLLDIQSPTLNVTITQLTKSDSGRYWCGLGRTVFPNGYYEIDLRVTDAPTTSKPNLTVQPFSTSLPSASTSTTSTTTTVTQSLSSSSGSSTPSSSSPETNTQPKTSPTGPGVLLYVGLTLLFMIIVLSVAVLIFCRKNASKPKEPPADTVYANVTVANQAMREDRRGRSPPVEVSTVYSQAKYTKANRAETTDDYSLVAATASSAGNKAEDDALTYSEVEFVNGAGASHNSAPSGNAEAVIYSEPRVEGNDASPPLYSTVTSH from the exons CGCTGCAGGAGACTGATCTCATCAATGCAGAAACCTTCATTCGTACAGGAACTGAAGGAGGAAACATGACAGTCACATGCAGATTTAACTTCCATGGAAGCAAGAAGATCTTCTGTAAGAATGAATGTAAAGAGGACAAAGACATTCTCATTAAAACGGGAAACAACAGAGCTCAGAGCGGCAGATACAGCATTGAATATGAAGGTTTACTAGATATCCAGTCCCCAACTCTGAATGTGACCATCACACAGCTGACCAAGTCTGACTCAGGACGGTACTGGTGTGGTTTGGGCAGAACTGTTTTTCCAAATGGATACTATGAGATTGACCTCAGAGTGACAGATG CTCCAACCACTTCAAAACCAAACTTGACTGTTCAACCTTTTTCAACATCACTTCCATCAGCCtccacatcaacaacatcaacaacaacaacagtgacacAGAGTTTAAGCTCCAGTTCAGGAAGCTCCACACCCTCATCATCCTCCCCTGAAACCAACACGCAGCCTAAGACGTCACCTACAGGTCCAG GTGTGCTGCTGTATGTGGGCCTGACTCTGCTTTTCATGATCATCGTACTATCAGTGGCTGTGCTCATATTCTGCAGGAAGAACGCCAGTAAACCCAAAG AGCCTCCTGCAGACACAGTGTACGCTAATGTCACAGTG gctAACCAGGCGATGAGAGAGGACAGACGGGGCAGATCTCCTCCTGTGGAAGTGTCTACGGTTTACAGTCAGGCCAAATACACCAAAGCAAACAGAGCTGAAACCACAGACGACTACAGCCTGGTCGCTGCCACAGCGTCCAGTGCTGGGAACAAA GCCGAAGATGACGCACTCACTTACTCTGAGGTGGAATTTGTCAACGGTGCAGGCGCCTCGCACAACAGCGCCCCCTCTGGTAATGCTGAGGCTGTCATCTACTCTGAACCCCGGGTAGAAGGGAACGACGCTTCACCTCCTCTGTACTCTACCGTGACTTCTCATTAG